The genomic interval TCGCGAGCTACCTTGGCGAAGCACCAAAAATGCGTATTTTATATGGTTGTCGGAGGTGATTTTACAACAAACGAGGGTTGATCAAGGGATGAAATACTACCTAAACCTCATCGAAAACTACCCAAATTTGAAACAACTTGCCGATGCAGATGAAGAATCTATCTTGAAACTTTGGCAAGGATTAGGGTATTATTCTAGAGCCCGAAACTTGCATAAGACAGCTCAACAAGTTCGGGATGAATACCAAGGAGAGTTTCCAAAAACGTATTCCGAAATCATTCAATTGAAAGGGATTGGTCCTTACACAGCTGCTGCAATTTCATCTTTTGCCTTTGATTTACCTCATGCAGTAGTAGACGGAAATGTCTATCGCATATTGAGCAGGTATTATGGAATTGACGAACCGATTGATTCTACACAAGGAAAGAAAACATTTCAAGCATTAGCAGATTCATTGATTCCCAGCTCAGATCCTGCTCTATTTAACCAAGCCATTATGGAATTTGGGGCCATGCAGTGCATTCCGAATAATCCGAATTGTGAATCATGTGTCTTGAATCAAAGCTGTTTTAGCGCATTTAATTCAGAATTAATCAAAAAACTACCCATCAAAAAAGGTAAAACAAAAGTAAGAAAGCGCTATTTCCACTATTTACATATTGAAAATAAGCATGAAATTGCGTTAGATCAGCGAACGGGAAAAGATGTTTGGGAGAAACTATATGAATTTCCTATGATTGAAAGTACCGATGAATCAATTCCATTGATTTTTGCCGATTCTGCCCAGTTAATATACCAAACTAAGCACATTTTAAGCCATC from Fluviicola taffensis DSM 16823 carries:
- the mutY gene encoding A/G-specific adenine glycosylase encodes the protein MTDFALLISDWYRLNARELPWRSTKNAYFIWLSEVILQQTRVDQGMKYYLNLIENYPNLKQLADADEESILKLWQGLGYYSRARNLHKTAQQVRDEYQGEFPKTYSEIIQLKGIGPYTAAAISSFAFDLPHAVVDGNVYRILSRYYGIDEPIDSTQGKKTFQALADSLIPSSDPALFNQAIMEFGAMQCIPNNPNCESCVLNQSCFSAFNSELIKKLPIKKGKTKVRKRYFHYLHIENKHEIALDQRTGKDVWEKLYEFPMIESTDESIPLIFADSAQLIYQTKHILSHQHIYAFFYTSDKSEIAGLDFKFVEKSHFEDYPIHRLMEKYLESNSK